The Acinetobacter sp. WCHA45 DNA window CAGAAGTCGTAAATAAAACAGTTTTACTTTTATTAAAATGCAACGAAATCGTTGCATTTTTTATGTATGCTAAAACAGCGCCGCAATATATGCGGCCAAATCAGAGTTCAATAAGTTTTGCTTCTGATCAGCCATCTACAGCCACAGTTTTCGATAGGATATCTTGATGATTAAAAAAACTTTAGCCACCGTGATTATGTTTTCTTCTCTTGCCCTTAGCAGCACCGTTATGGCTGCGGGTTTACATGATGATATGGAAGCTTTAGGTAAAAACTATAAAGCGTTTAACCAAGCTAAAAATCCACAAGCAGCGACAACTGCTTTAAATAATATGCGTAATGCAGCAGCGCATTCAAAACAATATAAATTAGCGGTAAATACAACGGACAAAGTACCGACCTCAACAACTTTATTTGATCAAATTATTGTTGAGATTGATAAGGCTAAAGTACTTGTTCAAGCAGGTAAATTAGATGAAGCAAAAAAACAGGGCAAAAAAATTGCCGAGTTACGTGATCAGGGACATAAATACTATACACATTAATCTCATCGAGATGATTGGTGAGTCATCCCTTGTAATCAGCTAAAGTATTTTATGTTCTATCTTTTAAAAGCTGTGCTTGAATGAGCACAGTTTTTTATTTGTACAGAGAGAAGGATAAACAAAAACTTAAACTTAGCATGATTCAGATTTTCACTGCATTTTAAAATTGATACAGTGAAAATGTGAATGATGAGAGGTGGTCTATGTCCTCACAACAACATTATCAAAAAGTTGCTCAAGCAATTGCTTATATTCAACAAAATTTTCAGCAGCAGCCACAACTTGATGAGGTGGCAGCTCATATTCATTTGAGCTCAGCACATTTTCAGCGTCTATTTACGGAATGGGTAGGGACGAGCCCTAAGAAGTTTTTACAATATACCAGTATTGAATATGCAAAACAGATTCTGAAGCAGCAACAGGGCAGTATCTTTGATGCGACTTTTGCCACAGGTTTATCGAGTACCAGTCGATTACATGATCTTTTCCTTCAGATTGAAGGAATGACGCCTGCTGAATATAAAAATGGTGGTGAAGCTTTAACAATTTCTTATCAATTTGCAGACACATTATTCGGTGAGGTTTTAGTTGCTTCAACATCCAAGGGGATTTGTGCTTTAACATTTGTAAAAAACCCAACAGAAGCTTTACAGCATTTAAAAGAACAATTTCCTAAAGCAATGTTTATTGCTCAATCAGATTCACTTCAACAAAGTGCTCTAGCCCTATTTCAGACAGATCACAATCAATTGGCCAAGATTAAATTACATTTAAAAGGGACTGCGTTTCAGTTGAAGGTTTGGCAATCTTTACTCAAAATTCCAATGGGTCAACTCACGACTTATGGAGAGCTTGCAAAATCGATTGATCATCCTAAAGCCGCACGTGCGGTGGGTACTGCAATTGGTAGTAATCCGATTGCTTTTCTGATTCCATGCCATCGTGTGATTCAATCGACAGGTGCATTCGGCGGATATGAATGGGGACAAGTGAGAAAAACGGCGATGATTGCTTGGGAGGGTCTTCATAGTCATGCAACTATTTGATATTGATGCGGATCCAAGTCATAACTATTTACCGTATCAAGGCACTGTTCAATATTATGGAAAAGTGATTCCAAATTTGAGAGCAGACGATTATTTTGACAAGCTCATGCAAAATATTGCATGGGAAAATGATCAAGCAATCATTTTTGGCCGAAAAATCATTACCAAAAGAAAAGTGGCTTGGTATGGTGATCAGGCATTTGAATATACCTATTCAAATATCCATAAATATGCGTTGCCTTGGACAAAAGAATTACTCGAATTAAAGGTATTTGTTGAAAGCTTAACAGGTGAATTATTTAACTCATGCCTGCTCAATCTTTATCACACAGGTGAAGAAGGCATGGCTTGGCATAGTGATGATGAAACAGTTCTTAAGAGAGATGGTGCAATCGCTTCACTCAGTTTTGGGGCAGAAAGAAGATTTGCATTTAAACATAAACATAGTAAGGAAAAAATCGAGTTGTACTTAGAGCATGGCAGTTTACTGGTGATGAAAGATACAACACAAAGCTACTGGCTACATCGTTTACCACCCACCAAGAAAGTGACCACACCTAGAGTTAATTTGACCTTTAGAACAATTATCGATTGATTATTTGACAATAAAAAAGGACTGAAAATCAGTCCTTTTTTAATACTATGATCAGCGTAATTATGCTTGACCTTGTGCATCAGCATCCGCTTGTAAACGTTGCATGTTTGCTTCGAACTCAGCATCAAAGTTAATTGGTGTAAGTAACAATTGTGGGAAGCTACCCTTAGTGACTAAGTCATTTACACACTCACGTAAGAATGGGAATAGAATATTTGGGCAGTATGCACCTAAGATGTAAGGAAGGCGATCTTCTTCTACACCATCAATAAGGAAAATACCTGATTGAGTTACATCAACGATGAACGCAGTTTCATTTTCATTATTTGCTTGAACCACAACTTTTAAAGACACTTCATAGTGTGTTGGATCAATTTTTTCTGCTGTAGAAGATAAATTGATATTGAGTTCTGGCTGCCATTGTTTAGTAAATACTTGCGCACCAGGAACCTCAAAAGAAATGTCTTTTGTATAAATACGTTCTAACGCGAGTTGTGGTTGAACTTGTTCTTCGCTCATGGTTTTTCCTTAAATCTTGGAGTGTGTTGTTAAGCTAATAATTGGTCGAGTTTACCTTCACGCTCTAAAGCATAAAGTTGATCAAAACCGCCAATGAATTGGTCTTTGATAAAAATTTGAGGCACAGTACGATGATTGGTACGTTGCATTAACTCAATACGAACTTCAGGGGCTTCGTTGGAAAGATTAATTTCTTTATAAGCAACGCCTTTACGCTCAAGTAATTGTTTTGCACGTACACAGTATGGGCAAGACAGCGTTGAATAAATTGTGACGTTTGAGGTTGTCATTTCATCTCTCCTTAAGCTTTGGTTTTACTTTTAACTAAGGGTAAGCCTTGAGCTTTCCAGTTGCTGATACCACCATCTAGACGATAGCTATCTGCATGCGCAACTTTTTGTAATGCTGTACCCGCAACTTGACCTAAGTTACATATAAATACCAATGGACGATCACTTGCTTTTAACTCATCTACATGACTTGTGATTTGGCTATATGGAATGTTACGGCTACCGCTGATGTGACCATCACGGAAATCTTTCGCATCACGTAAGTCGATCAACATGGCATTTTTTGCCTTGACCAAAATACCGAGTGATTGTGGTGAAATTTTACGGCCATTGCGTTGTCCTTCTAAAATAAAGAACAACACAATTAATACGCCGAGCGCACCAAACAAGAAGGGGTGATTCCCCATAAACTCTAACCAGCGTTCCACAAGTCACCTAAAGTTAAAATCAAAATTGACCCTGAGTATAACTTATCTCTATGGTGATCAAAAATGTTAGTTCAAGGGCAAAACTTGAAGAAAACTAACTTTTTTGCTGCGCTTCTTGAATCTCATCAATGAGGCGTAGGTAACTGTCTAAACGACGCGGCAAAATTTCACCTGCGTCAACCGCTTGTTTTAGGGCACAATTTTTCTCATGTGTATGGGTGCAGTTACGGAACTGGCACAGCCCTAAATGGGCTTCGATGTCGGGAAAACCTGTACGCACCTTTTCTAAACTGAGATGCCATAGCCCAAATTCGCGAATTCCAGGAGAATCAATTAACGCACCGTTTGTTCCAAATTTAATCAAACGCGTTGAGGTGGTGGTGTGCTGACCAAGTGCTGAATTTTCGGAAATCACATTGGTTTTTTGTGCAGCATCTGGAACGATGGTATTGATGAGCGAGCTTTTACCGACACCAGACTGCCCAACGAAAGCCACCGTCTCATTATCCAAACGTGTAGACAACTTAGATAGATCACCACGAGAATGACAAATCAGAGTTTCATAACCCAAAGTTTCATACTCACTGAGCATCGTGAGAATAGGATCATGGTCAGTCAGTAAATCTGATTTGTTGAGTACCAATAACGCAGGAATGTTGGCATCGGCACAGGCCACTAGATAACGGTCAATCAATGTTGGAGCAGGTTCTGGTAACGGCGCAAATACAATCACAATCAGGCTAATATTTGCCGCAACAGGTTTAACTTTATGATAACGATCTGGTCGAGTGAGCAATGATTGTCTTGGATAAATCGCAGTAATAATACCTAAGCCCGTATTCGGATCTGCTTGCCACTTGACTCGATCACCTGTAACCAAGAGTTCTAAATTAGTACGAGTATGACAGCGCCAGATACTATCTAACTCGATTGGTTTCCAGAATGGCTCTGGTTCACCTTCGGCAATTTGTGGTTTTTCAGGATGTTGTTCTGGAACCGATAAGGCTTGCACTTCGAGTTGACGCCCATAATGCTGAACAACCAGCCCATCTAAATCTTGCGATGTATCAATGTCGTCTTGACGGGATTTGTGTTGTTTCTCAATACGACGCTGTTGTTGTTCAGTTAAACGACGCTTACGAATTAAAGCCATTCATGTCCCAAAAAATCCACACTTTGAAGACCGCAAAAATAGCATGAAGCCACTATAGAATTACAGCCAAGATGTAATTAATTTGCTACTATTGATGTTTTTAAGCCCTTTAGAATCGCTATTTATGAGCAGCACCCCAGATACACGATTAATTTGGATTGACCTTGAAATGACAGGTCTTGATACTGATAATGACAAGATTATTGAAATTGCAACAATTATTACAGATGACAACCTTAATATTTTAGCTGAAGGGCCTGTTTTAGCTGTTCATCAATCAGATCTCATTTTGAATGCAATGGATGAGTGGAATACCAAGCAACATGGTCAATCTGGTTTAATCGAGCGTGTACGTCGCAGCAAGTTGAATGCACAAGATGTAGAGCAGCAAACACTTGAGTTCTTAAAGAAATGGGTCAATCCAAAATCTTCGCCGATGTGTGGTAATTCGATTTGCCAAGATCGCCGTTTCTTGCATCGTTTAATGCCAGAGTTGGAACAATTTTTCCATTACCGTAATTTAGATGTGTCTTCTGTGAAAGAGTTAGCGAAACGCTGGAGACCTGAAATTATGAGTGGTTTAAAGAAAAATGCCTCACATTTGGCAATGGACGATATTCGTGATTCGATTGCTGAATTAAAATATTACCGTGAATACTTTTTTATTATGAATCATTAAAAGTCATTGATTCTCAAAAGTAGTTGGCTGTGATATTGGCTAATAAAATGGTAACCCCAAAATAATGAGCATTAAGCTGATTGTTTTGGGGTGAATTTTTGATGCATGCATTGATTGATAAGTGATTTTAGTTTGAAGCCTAGCAATTATTTGCAGTATTTTCATTTTTATAAATTAAGTAATTATCCAATAAACTAAAAAGTATACAGGCAAAAACAAGACTTATTCCAGCGATGCACGTCATTGTCCAACCACCATGATTCCATGAAAAAATCCCAAGTGCAGAGCCACAAGCACCGCCTGTAAAATACGCCGTCATATATATGGCATTAATTCGAGATTTTGCATCAGGTCTTAAACGGAAAATAATACTTTGATTACTGGTATGGACAAGCGCTAAAGCCAATTGGGTAACGGCAAATCCAAGAATGTAGCTGAATAGAAAAGTTTGTCCAAAATAGAAACAAATCCAACTGAGGATGAACAAGCCACAACCGATCCAAGTTAATTGTTTGGTATAACCTTGGTCAGCGTAACGACCTATATATTGAGTTGATAATGCGCCGAAAATACCGACAAGGCTAACCATTCCAATCACAAGGTCAGGAAGATGATGTGCTGCTGTGAGCAATAAAGCAATCGTTGAGTACAAAATACTGACTGCCGCAAATGCAAAAGCACCTGTCAATGCACGTAATAGCAAACGTTTTTCTTGTTTTAATAATTCAGCCATAGAGACAAAAATTTGTCTGTAATCCATTTTGATTCGCATAACATATGGAAGTCGACTTTTGAGTGCATAAGCCAAAATCAACATTAAAATACCACTCACGACATAAATGACTTTCCAATGAAACAAATTTGAAAACAGCCCTGCAAGACTTGTGGAAAGTAAAATACCAACCAATAAACCACTCATGAGAAAGCCAACAACTTCACCTGTTTTTTCTGGTTCAACAGTCATGGTTGCGAGTGGAATTAACACTTGAGCAGCGACAGAAAATAGTCCAACTAGAATTGTACCAATCCAAAGCATTGGTAGATTCACAGAGAAAGCACAAATAAATAGGCCTACCGCACATAATGCCATTAAGAGCGGAATAAATTTGGTCTTATTAACGACATCGCCCATTGGAACAATAAAGAGCAAACCGAGCGCATAAGAAACTTGAGCAAAAGTTACAGTCAGGGCTGCTTGCCCCTCTGTCACTGCAAAAAATTGCTGAATGGAGTGAATTAAGGGTTGGCTATAATAGTTTGCACCTGCGCATAAACCACATGCTGTTGCCATAAACCAGAGTAAGGCTTTATTTTGACTCATATTTTGGGTGTTTGACATAATATTCTCTTCTCTGGTTCTTAGGCAGTATACGCAGTCGCTTCGATTTCAATTTGCATTTCTGGTAATGCTAAGCCTGTGACTGGAATAAGTGTACAAACAGGGAATTCATAAGTTTTCCAAAGATCCACTATTGTTTTAATCACCAGCTGATGTTTCTGAGTGTCATGATCAACAATCAGAACACGTAACACGGCAATATCTGAAAGTGTTGCTTGAATTGAGGCTAAAGCCTGTTGAATATTATAAAAGACTTGTTGTACCTGTTGGTCAAAAAAAGGTGAAAGTTCACCATTTTTATTTTCTCCACCTTGCCCCGCGAGATGAATAATTCGCATATTCGGTTTCACAACAGCAATATGACTATATCCATTGCTTCTAGGATGATAGAGCGCTTCAGGATGAATTATTTGAAAGGCTTGAGTATTTATTTTATTCATTACGGTACATCTTTATAAAATATGATATCTGCTACTATCAAAGTTCAAGTTAACTAGAGATCAAGGAAATTTTGAAACAATATTCCTCAGAAACATGGCTTAGCATCGGAAAACTTGCAAAACGTAGCGGCGTAAGTGTTCCAACCATTCGTTTTTATGAAGAAAAAATCTGATTTGGAGTACTAGAACGGAGGGGGATCAGCGTAGGTATCAGCGTGCGATGCTTAGGCGAATTGCAATTATAAAAGCAGCTCAACAGGTTGGGATCAGTTTAAAACAAATAAAACAAACGCTGAGTATCTTACCAAAGCAACAAGTG harbors:
- a CDS encoding cytochrome b562, whose protein sequence is MIKKTLATVIMFSSLALSSTVMAAGLHDDMEALGKNYKAFNQAKNPQAATTALNNMRNAAAHSKQYKLAVNTTDKVPTSTTLFDQIIVEIDKAKVLVQAGKLDEAKKQGKKIAELRDQGHKYYTH
- a CDS encoding bifunctional transcriptional activator/DNA repair enzyme AdaA — encoded protein: MSSQQHYQKVAQAIAYIQQNFQQQPQLDEVAAHIHLSSAHFQRLFTEWVGTSPKKFLQYTSIEYAKQILKQQQGSIFDATFATGLSSTSRLHDLFLQIEGMTPAEYKNGGEALTISYQFADTLFGEVLVASTSKGICALTFVKNPTEALQHLKEQFPKAMFIAQSDSLQQSALALFQTDHNQLAKIKLHLKGTAFQLKVWQSLLKIPMGQLTTYGELAKSIDHPKAARAVGTAIGSNPIAFLIPCHRVIQSTGAFGGYEWGQVRKTAMIAWEGLHSHATI
- a CDS encoding alpha-ketoglutarate-dependent dioxygenase AlkB family protein, producing MQLFDIDADPSHNYLPYQGTVQYYGKVIPNLRADDYFDKLMQNIAWENDQAIIFGRKIITKRKVAWYGDQAFEYTYSNIHKYALPWTKELLELKVFVESLTGELFNSCLLNLYHTGEEGMAWHSDDETVLKRDGAIASLSFGAERRFAFKHKHSKEKIELYLEHGSLLVMKDTTQSYWLHRLPPTKKVTTPRVNLTFRTIID
- the secB gene encoding protein-export chaperone SecB, giving the protein MSEEQVQPQLALERIYTKDISFEVPGAQVFTKQWQPELNINLSSTAEKIDPTHYEVSLKVVVQANNENETAFIVDVTQSGIFLIDGVEEDRLPYILGAYCPNILFPFLRECVNDLVTKGSFPQLLLTPINFDAEFEANMQRLQADADAQGQA
- the grxC gene encoding glutaredoxin 3 encodes the protein MTTSNVTIYSTLSCPYCVRAKQLLERKGVAYKEINLSNEAPEVRIELMQRTNHRTVPQIFIKDQFIGGFDQLYALEREGKLDQLLA
- a CDS encoding rhodanese-like domain-containing protein; this translates as MERWLEFMGNHPFLFGALGVLIVLFFILEGQRNGRKISPQSLGILVKAKNAMLIDLRDAKDFRDGHISGSRNIPYSQITSHVDELKASDRPLVFICNLGQVAGTALQKVAHADSYRLDGGISNWKAQGLPLVKSKTKA
- the rsgA gene encoding ribosome small subunit-dependent GTPase A, with product MALIRKRRLTEQQQRRIEKQHKSRQDDIDTSQDLDGLVVQHYGRQLEVQALSVPEQHPEKPQIAEGEPEPFWKPIELDSIWRCHTRTNLELLVTGDRVKWQADPNTGLGIITAIYPRQSLLTRPDRYHKVKPVAANISLIVIVFAPLPEPAPTLIDRYLVACADANIPALLVLNKSDLLTDHDPILTMLSEYETLGYETLICHSRGDLSKLSTRLDNETVAFVGQSGVGKSSLINTIVPDAAQKTNVISENSALGQHTTTSTRLIKFGTNGALIDSPGIREFGLWHLSLEKVRTGFPDIEAHLGLCQFRNCTHTHEKNCALKQAVDAGEILPRRLDSYLRLIDEIQEAQQKS
- the orn gene encoding oligoribonuclease, coding for MSSTPDTRLIWIDLEMTGLDTDNDKIIEIATIITDDNLNILAEGPVLAVHQSDLILNAMDEWNTKQHGQSGLIERVRRSKLNAQDVEQQTLEFLKKWVNPKSSPMCGNSICQDRRFLHRLMPELEQFFHYRNLDVSSVKELAKRWRPEIMSGLKKNASHLAMDDIRDSIAELKYYREYFFIMNH
- a CDS encoding MFS transporter, which encodes MSNTQNMSQNKALLWFMATACGLCAGANYYSQPLIHSIQQFFAVTEGQAALTVTFAQVSYALGLLFIVPMGDVVNKTKFIPLLMALCAVGLFICAFSVNLPMLWIGTILVGLFSVAAQVLIPLATMTVEPEKTGEVVGFLMSGLLVGILLSTSLAGLFSNLFHWKVIYVVSGILMLILAYALKSRLPYVMRIKMDYRQIFVSMAELLKQEKRLLLRALTGAFAFAAVSILYSTIALLLTAAHHLPDLVIGMVSLVGIFGALSTQYIGRYADQGYTKQLTWIGCGLFILSWICFYFGQTFLFSYILGFAVTQLALALVHTSNQSIIFRLRPDAKSRINAIYMTAYFTGGACGSALGIFSWNHGGWTMTCIAGISLVFACILFSLLDNYLIYKNENTANNC
- a CDS encoding RidA family protein, whose amino-acid sequence is MNKINTQAFQIIHPEALYHPRSNGYSHIAVVKPNMRIIHLAGQGGENKNGELSPFFDQQVQQVFYNIQQALASIQATLSDIAVLRVLIVDHDTQKHQLVIKTIVDLWKTYEFPVCTLIPVTGLALPEMQIEIEATAYTA